From the Macadamia integrifolia cultivar HAES 741 unplaced genomic scaffold, SCU_Mint_v3 scaffold2663, whole genome shotgun sequence genome, one window contains:
- the LOC122067004 gene encoding probable WRKY transcription factor 57 — MSSTSQAMLNQGLFDDQEMSSQMGFYTSPPNWSFTSLGCHQSLRLSSSNPSSTGPDITCNLSENLSSMAPKHRDITSLLGEFEAPSVQRSTTNLRPWGEVNQYMSGKRNLEDDHLTVSGMKMKKVKARRKMREPRFCFKTLSDVDVLDDGYKWRKYGQKVVKNTLHPRSYYRCTQDNCRVKKRVERFAEDPRMVITTYEGRHIHSPSHDMDDTEASSHINNFFW; from the exons atgtcctCCACGTCTCAAGCTATGCTTAACCAGGGCTTGTTTGATGATCAAGAGATGTCATCCCAGATGGGTTTCTACACATCTCCTCCCAACTGGAGTTTTACTTCATTGGGATGTCACCAGTCTTTAAGACTCAGCAGTAGCAACCCTTCTTCAACGGGACCCGATATCACTTGTAATCTCTCTGAAAACCTATCTTCCATGGCTCCAAAGCACCGAGATATTACTTCTCTTCTGGGTGAATTCGAAGCTCCTTCAGTGCAAAGATCGACAACTAATCTGCG GCCATGGGGAGAAGTGAATCAATACATGAGCGGTAAGAGAAACTTGGAAGATGATCACTTGACAGTTTCTgggatgaagatgaagaaggtgaAGGCAAGAAGGAAGATGAGAGAACCCAGGTTTTGCTTCAAGACCCTAAGCGACGTGGATGTGCTTGATGATGGTTACAAATGGAGGAAGTACGGCCAGAAAGTGGTGAAGAACACACTTCATCCAAG GAGTTACTACCGCTGTACCCAAGACAATTGTCGTGTCAAGAAACGAGTTGAGCGATTCGCCGAGGACCCACGGATGGTGATCACGACATATGAAGGGAGACATATCCATTCTCCCTCACATGATATGGATGACACAGAGGCTTCATCTCACATCAATAATTTCTTCTGGTAG